In Nicotiana tabacum cultivar K326 chromosome 17, ASM71507v2, whole genome shotgun sequence, one DNA window encodes the following:
- the LOC142171831 gene encoding uncharacterized protein LOC142171831, which produces MRRQVYPNRTHLLCSDLDCSKAKALHASIHYTSDISARPAQVLFQKPMPTGKLTKWQILISEFDIVYITHKAIKGQALADQLAVNPVDGYYELLTTYFPNEEVLFVEEDIAESYPGWRMFFDGAANVKGAGIGAVLISESGQHYPTSTKIRFSCTNNMAEYEARILGIRMTVDMNIKELLVIGDSDLLIHQVQGE; this is translated from the coding sequence atgCGACGCCAAGTATACCCTaatagaacgcacttgttgtgctctgacttggattGCTCAAAAGCTAAGGCATTGCATGCCAGCATACACTACACATCTGATATCTCGGCTCGACCCGCTCAAGTACTTTTTCAGAAGCCAATGCCTACCGGAAAGCTAACTAAATGGCAAATTCTCATCagcgaatttgacattgtgtacataactCATAAGGCTATCAAAGGACAAGCTTTAGCCGACCAACTTGCCGTGAATCCAGTGGATGGATATTACGAACTGCTTACCACTTATTTCCCCAATGAAGAAGTACTATTTGTCGAGGAGGATATTGCAGAATCATACCCTgggtggagaatgtttttcgatggagcagcaaatgtCAAAGGAGCCGGAATTGGGGCAGTCCTGATTTCGGAATCTGGACAGCACTACCCAACATCGACAAAGATAAGATTCTCTTGTactaataatatggctgaatacgaggcgCGCATCCTTGGAATCAGAATGACAGTCGACATGAACATAAAAGAACTTTTGGTCATAGGAGATTCCGATTTGTTGATACACCAAGTCCAAGGAGAATAG